From Parcubacteria group bacterium, a single genomic window includes:
- the rplS gene encoding 50S ribosomal protein L19, producing MTDKIKQFDKKGLKAGMPEIKPGMKIRVWQKIKEGDKERLQAFEGLVIAVKHGRDKSGTFTVRKISSGVGVERIFPLYTPTVDKIEVLSQAKVRRAKLYYLRGRIGKKTKMKQIELAEAVAPETAKEEVLPAAEEVPTA from the coding sequence ATGACCGACAAAATAAAACAATTTGATAAAAAAGGATTGAAAGCTGGAATGCCCGAAATTAAACCCGGAATGAAAATTCGTGTCTGGCAAAAGATCAAGGAGGGCGACAAAGAACGCTTGCAGGCGTTTGAAGGCCTTGTTATTGCTGTTAAACACGGCCGCGACAAGTCGGGTACTTTCACCGTCAGAAAAATTTCAAGTGGCGTCGGGGTTGAAAGAATTTTTCCACTTTACACGCCGACCGTTGATAAGATTGAGGTATTGTCGCAAGCAAAGGTTCGCCGTGCCAAGCTTTATTACCTGCGCGGCCGTATAGGCAAAAAAACCAAAATGAAACAAATTGAGCTTGCCGAAGCTGTCGCGCCGGAAACGGCAAAAGAGGAAGTATTACCGGCTGCTGAAGAAGTTCCGACGGCTTAA